DNA sequence from the Pectinophora gossypiella chromosome 12, ilPecGoss1.1, whole genome shotgun sequence genome:
GGCTCGTTAGACAAGAAAACCAACAAATGGAACGGCATGATGGAGAAAGTTATGGACGGTGTAAATATCATTTACATTTCTATGAACGAATCCTACAATCTTTATCGCAGACTTGCTATTGGTATTATACCGTTTGTGTTTTGTGGAATTTTATCAAtaaattcttattattataagacctaattcataattacctaACGTTTATATTGCAGAGAGTAGATTTCGCAATCACCGATTTGACGATAACAGCCGCTCGTCAGAAAGCAGTAGATTTTACGAGTCCTTTTATGAATTTGGGAATAACAATACTTTATAAGAAGCCATCCAAGCAACCACCCGatctgttttcttttatttcaccGTTTTCTTATgaggtaagtatataagttgTGTATTAAAGTAAttggaaagaaagaaacgttaagAAGTAGATTCTTTTACATGTTGGaatattatttcaattattattttcaggtaTGGGGATGGGTAGCAGGAGCGTATTGTGGTGTGTCAGTGCTGATATTCATATTAGGGAGAATGGCTCCAGAAGAATGGCAGAATCCATATCCATGTATAGAGGAACCTGAGACATTAGATAATCAGTTTACTTTAGCGAATTCTTTCTGGTTCACTCTAGGTAGTGTGTTAACTCAAGGTTCTGAGATTGCCCCtatgtaagtttttgtaaaatatcttatttttttattcgataTATTAGGGATTATTGATTCCATCACTTTAATTTCTTTCAGAGCTGTGTCAACGCGGATGGCTGGAAGTATGTGGTGGTTCTTCACTCTGATTATGGTATCTTCATATACAGCTAACCTTGCAGCATTTCTCACAGTAGAATCCAAATTTTATGCTATCAAGAACGTTCAAGATTTGGCTAGCAATCCTTACTCGTTAACTTATGGCGCTAAAGCCGAAGGAGCTACTTTCAGTTTCTTCAAGGTACTCATTAGCTTATAAAATATCATCCTTAATAAAGGTGcgcaataagtacttaccttagGCCTTATTGGTATATTGTAAAGGATttttcaatgtattttattgcaGGAATCTGACAACTTACTGTATCATAAAATGTACGAATATATGGATTCTCACCCTGAGTATATGACTGCTAGTAATGACGAGGGATTAGACAGGTATATTAGAGTCATTATTTTTTGGTAAGTGAACATATAATGTCAATAGAACCTTATTACTATCTATATACAATTTAACGTTTCAGAGTGAAATCGAATGATGAAAATTATGCATTCTTAATGGAGTCAACATCAATCGAATATATGGTGGAAAGAAACTGTGACGTGGCTCAAGTGGGTGGTCTGCTCGATAACAAAGGATATGGAATTGCTATGAAGAAAAGTAAGTATGGACATTATTTTGCAATTTGAAAAACCATTGTCATTGACAGTCAATTGGGTAAGTCACATTTAAGGATATTACAAGCTTTTCAGTTATCATCGTAAATAGTGGCAATCTGGAAAGAAAACGAAAGATCTTTGTAGAGATCGGACGAATGATGGCACGAaacattatttctattttttgtaacagattCTGATTACCGTCAGCCAATGAGTGAATCCATCCTTCAGCTTCAAGAAGAAGGTAAACTGACCAGGATGAAAGACAAATGGTGGAAGGAGAAACGTGGTGGCGGTGCTTGTGCTGTAAGTAAACCATTTATTTTCGTTTTCACTAGATTAGAGAAGGCGCTGGATATGAACATGTGCTGGGTATAGATTTGATATACAAACGGTTTTCTAAGTGGTTATAACTCTGATGGttagcaaaaaaacaaaaaagtccttaTTTATTTCGTTTACGTACTTGATATGTGTTATTGTTCTTTACGGTACACGCACGTGTGATTCATAAAGGTTGGTGCAAACTGACGGATGGTATAACAATAGGTATGAGAATTTCAAGGAATTTCAACATCAAACTAATAAGTAATCAAGTTAACAAGAACTCTCAACTATTGATACCCAACTTTATACAAAAGTTAACGTCGTCGTTGTCTATCGACTATTACCTGCAAATTGGATAATAAAGTTATCCTATTAATTGTTCATTAAGTCTTCAATATTGTCTTTGTACttttcggacaaagtccatagtaGTATGAAAACAGTGCTGTAAGAGATTCCATTTCAGTTAATCCACAAAATTCTCATGTAAGCATACTTTGGAATTGGCccaagaaatattttatacctTTTCGATGTAATACGAAGTTGAAAGCTCCATCAATAGATTCATTTATTTGATATCAGGGCAAACTGgaacaaaatgtaaataaatatcgaTTAACCGGAAACAAAACGTTAATTTTGGAAGATTAAACGAAAGTACTATCCATTAAcgcatagatagatagataaaatactttattgagcacaatggacacaaaatacagagataaggacaacatatacagaaaagcacaacaggcggccttattgctcattcTTATTGCAGCATAGTTTAGTTTAACACGATTTTTGCATAGGTTATCATTTTGAGAGGATTCTCTACCACAATAAAGGCGAGTGACAAATAAACGTCATTAAGGCACTAATGGAACTAATGAGGTGAACCGTTCTACATGGGCTCTAAAAGGGTCATAAGATGATAACGTGGAGATATGTGAAAAAATGTTACATACTTACGAGTACTATTTTCTCGTGGTCACACTAAGACGCATGGGTAGCACCCACAGCATTAATAACGTATCTGGATATGGAAGGACGCCAAACGTAAGAAGATATATCTACCTGATGGTTTCATACAATTACCACCTGTCAATCCAAACCATATCAGTAAACTGATTCATAGAGAGTATTATGTCTCATCCACAGGATGATGATGCAGGCAGTGGTGATGCTCAACCCCTGGTGTTGGCGAATGTTGGTGGTGTATTCATCGTGTTAGCAGCCGGATCTGGCATGGCCGTCCTTTGTGCTTTCTTAGAGATGATCTTCGACGTCTGGATGATCTCCAGGAAGGAAAAGGTTTTCATGGAAGTCGTTTTTAATTACGTAGTTTCACATCACAGTCCCTCCAAAATGCCTCTCTTTCTTTGTATTCATTCAATGTCAGTGATTATTTTGGTAATAAAAACCAATGCTTACTGGTTTACAGTAGTCAGAGTTCCACTTACTTTAAGATTACAGTTTATAGTCCTACTTAGCAACTCTTAAAAAATAGTAGTACATAATACCCGTCATCGTCTAAACGTAAATACGCTTCATATTAATATAGTATTCTTTACAAAATAATGTCTCAATGATAGCAGTATTAAATGCGAATTGCGAAATAACATTCGACCATTCCCTTTTAGCACAGTTGCATGATCCAGTGTGACCCCTGCCTTTACCTGAACACATACGAGTTTAGCAAAATCGTCATATTTCAAGGGTAAGAAACACGAAcacattaataattaaatctCATCTTAACCCTGTTTCAGTTTACtttatcaaaattaatttacttGCTTGTCATGAAGCAAAGTTTCAGTAATAATGtacatcttcatcatcattaattagaGTAAGTACactgattataattattaaattggcAGATCCTTCACAAAATTAAATCTTATCTAGGTACAGTTTAAAGCTAGAGCATTTGTAAAAAGAAATAGGATCTTTGCaagttaataattaaattattaaaactatttcaGGTATCGTTTAGGGAAGAGTTGATAGCGGAACTGAAGTTCGTACTAAGCTTCAGTGGAGACGTCAAACCAGTACGTCATCGAGAAGAATCTAGCAGTGGCTCTGGAGGTTCTAAGAAGGAagaggaagaagaagatgaCAGAAACGAAGATCCTGATCCGGAAACTCCTGCGGATGCAATGGATCCTATACCGCCAACTCCTGGCTCTGAAAAGTCTCATTCGCACCACACAGTGCACAGTAGAAGACAGAGTAATGCCATGGCGGGAAGTAGGAGACTAAGTAATGTCACTGCTAGCAGAAGACCTAGCAATGTCGCACAAATGTCCAGAAATCGCAAGTACAGTGGAAGGCACGTGATTTGATAACTTACAATTAGTAGAAAAGTTCCTATTCTGGTATTTGCTTAAGTAAAGAAAATACCCcccttgtaaaaaaaataatattttattgtataggaatatattatttacaaaagctgcttataatatttttgcaaaaaaataatattttgcaaaataaataaattttggcaaaaaaatatcAAGTATATTTCTTTCATCTGAATCAGTAATAAAGTCATTTGAATACTAAGAATACGTCTTTTACTTATCTTCTTTAAACTTAATTACCTTATAATCTCGttggatttattatttttgcctttattattcaaattcaaattcaaaaatatctttattcagtaggtaacatagttacactttgaatcgacaatttttacataacgaacgtctcatccgcctaaaactactgcagcttctcacaaccttgaTAATTAAAATTGATAAGAAATTATACGAATGTAGATAAAATGTGGCAATAAAAATACCCCTTCGTAAATAGAAATGTATGAAACGTGACCTACATTACAAGAGAAATTGACACTTACATACAATGTGTCAAGAAGTTAATTAGGAGTTGGCGTGAAAAATGtgtgtccgtccgtctgtccatcgtGAGTGAATGTCCAAGTGTCAAGCCATAATGAAGAGGGGAGATTGAGGATGTGGTCCAAAGATCATAGTTAATAAGTTGCGCTAGTTTGAGAGAAAGACGTGACGTTTCGCCtgttcctttttgatgcgaacagcgaaggattggaactgtctgccgtcgacTGTTTTTTCAACTCGTTacaatctgggagtcttcaaagctagagtgaataggcatttgctaggtacgcgtgatccaccctagaccacatcatcacttaccatcaggaagattgtggtcaaacgcgagcctatgttataaaaaaaaaactatttgggCGCCCACAGTTTTTATGCCATTCTTCTTGTTATGTCATGTGGTCGATCTTTGACCGATCGCACAAATTCATGATTCACGATTTCAGTCGCTAAAGATCTCTGACATGATTTTTAATAGTTTTGCATCCAATCAAAACTATTAAccactttttaatatttttatttacttacaaagtaaaataaaatcttttgcCGACCAAATGAgaatcaaataataattatttgcatTTATTATATTGTTCCCGAGCACGTCAAGATGGTCTATTTTAAAATAGACACGTAATACCTAGTAACAGAGATGCAATATCATTGCATGTTAACTATCAAAGCGAATGCAATTTTATGAATATGTTATTGCGTACCAAGAAGCATTTTACATAGCAATATATGAGTGAAATATTTCATCAAATACAACGGCACAGCAGCTCTTCGCTTAATGTACACTTTGATGGTAGATATTGCAAGTTATGCAggaaatacttatataattttctaTGAGTTGACCAGAGTTGAGttgagttgttgttgttgggtTGAGTAGAGAGTTGTATTTTTACCTAATACAGCAAGAATTTTAATGTTGCCCAGGTAGTTACATTATTGGACGTTCACagtcgaaaagaaaaaaatgcagTCAGTACATAGAAGCATTTTCTGaagtaaatatacttaacaTTGTTGTAGCTAGACAAGTGACAGGATCATAAGTTGGTGGAGCAATTTGTTTAGCTAATGGAACACGGTGGGTCACTGAGGTCGGTGTCCACTTCCCGCCGGACGCTAGTATAATGGCTCCATATATCAAAACTATACGAAGCTTTTCCTTTAAATAAAAGATCTTTCGTAGAAGTAACTATACATGAAAACCACGAGTAGCTTTATTTCGTGGTTTAGAAGtgagtatattatgttataaaggTAATGTAGATAGCTTCGACtagatgtattttttattttagtccaATATAATGACACAAAAGAAAATGTACCTAGGTTAACCTGAGATgggattaactacttagccaaacaaatggggagcgcggatgttacaaaattcaagacaacaggcgtaataaattataaagattactaaagcaatgttatttttgaataaaagagACAAAATTGTATGTCAACTAATTAACAGTTTTATTaaatctattaaaaataaatataacgagtaggtacctaatattctAGGCGCTAAAATCTTTATTTGACTAGACACTATGCAAGACTGAATTAGAAAATTGGTAATAAATAGTTAATATCaaaatttagtaaaaaaaacatttgacactttctcataacataacaaatcaatttaattactattgtccgcaaaaaaaagaaaattatcacTCCCTTCTAGTGGTCTCCCATTATTCAcatcacattattttatttaaaatgtccTTTAACCTTTAATTGTAATGTCTACACCCACATactttggaggtatgtgacctaagtcCTAGcctgtaattgggctggttctcaggaaggtcagacaggcagtcgcttctgtataaactggacctgtgaaatcttcaggttttttacataacgttaggaagatgatgaagaaTTGTACTGTCGCCTTTTAGCAAAGGCCACACTTAGGTCGCTAGGCGAATGACGGGAGCAATGGGAGTGAGAACTTCTTTTTGTAGAAGTGGAGCGCCCAGAGTGTATCGTTCTTGCTGATTTTAGAGACCCCAGTTCATCCTTCGCTTCTTCGTTCAAGGCCTCTTCGCTACCGTCTGCAGTCTTCGGCGGTCGTTTCACTGGCTTCACGTCTCCGCTAAACTTTAGCGCGAACTTTAATTCTTCTACCAACTCGTACTTAAATGTTGTCTGTAAGGAAAGCATGGGTATAATtagattattataaaaagtatacTTACCAGAAAAATAACTACGTTCATCGAGGTTTTTCAAAAGAATCAATACCAGTGTCTTTATATGTATATCTACATTAAAGTATTTCGTAACTGTAAATATTAATCTTGTTCAAAGGGCCTTCAAAAGCTAGCCCCTTCATCTATTGGGATTTGCTATTCCTGATCTCAAAAAGCTGCCTGCCAGGTCATTGTTACAACATTCAACGTCGTCCTCCAATTTGCATATTGGAAAGAGTTGGTTTATTTTAATCTATTGGGACCAGATGTCAAGTTATTTACGATGCCATGTGTCTGTGTAGAGATACACTTGTATTTTCAAAAACATTTGATAGGCGGTTCTAACAGATTTGAAATTCAAacgatgaaaaataaaattgtgtagtaattgttacatacttataaacattattataacataacataacaaatactttattgcacaaacaggaaaaaacaaaatacaaaacaaaacagaaatagaattagtacaataggcggccctGGTCCTGGTGGTTATATGGTCCTGTACAGATTTTTCCTTcatttaatcttctaatttcatagataacagacataagcatcttttttctttgtttttgggtttaaatgatgcccctttttattacacccattaacaattacatcttccatccattattattctgatcaaaataaacagaagcaatataggtagcaacataactctctatataatgtgatccaaatattaagcaacatttattttttgatatgtaTCAGCCATtacattgttaaataaataaattgtattttggaataattatatatccgagtaatgagaaaaaaggtaattatcacgttaaagctgtactaTTTCATAtacgtatattgtttttggtaaacgtagcctggaaagtccatcattgCGTACTATCCTTAATCGTTttatataatgtaggtatatacatatatatctttattgaaaaattTGCCATTAATTCCTCTTTCTCCATTTCCGGGTTAATATAAACCTACAAAATCATCTTCatgtaaaataatagtaaaactTACTTTATACTTGACAGAACGTTTGAAGACGCCCCAAAACATGTCCAGGATAGATATACCCAGTCCTATCACACAGCCCACTCCTAGCACCACGAATGCTCCTAACATGTTCTTCATGCCCAGTTGTTTCGCTTCTTCCTCTTTTTGTTCCTGAAAATAAACATCATGATTTTGTTATTAGGTAATTCAGTTATATTCATAAAGTACTACGTATACATAGATAATATTTCGCAAGgattttatacttatataaataaaaaagtactatTAGCTAGTTTTGCACGTTGATGCAAAGGATTAAAAATACGAAATACTAAAGCACCtgatgtagatttgccgcaaatagcattaactacttggccggaaaagtGCCTGCCGTTTAACCTAATAGTTTAGTTacttgaaaaatatttaaatattcaatataACAGTACCGTATCCCCAGCAGCTGCAGCTGTTGTTTGTAACTTTAAATGATTGTTTTgaaatgattatattattattttttatattattcattttaaCTATACCCTCTATATCTGAATTGTTTCTATTTACGGACATGAGTCAGCGCACCATCACACGAGGATTATGGAGCCAAGATGATTTTACTACCCAAGCAACGGTTGAATGCTCGTAAAATCGTGCTCCCTGAAGATAGTTCATGCTAATCGAACAGTTCATATTATAAGGACACTTCACTGAGTAATGTTTTCTTCGAAAAGAAACgtaaacagttttattttggCCACTTTTGGCGTCCACACAAACAAAATACTTTGTTGCATTTGAGTGTGGATTTGCGATTGGTGTTCATTGGTCTCCTGGAGATAAGCCACACTGTTCGCATTTAGTTTATATTGTaggaatataagtaagtacccaaTTTACTTTTTCTGCGTCGAAGTATTTGATGGCCACACACCAATTTTGAGATAATAATGGAAACAGCGTGTCATGTACGTTTCTGTAAGTACTTTTTATGTtgatgtcaccgtaaaattgtaaataacgttagattataatctatcgatttgaatctcgcgagattgtgaactgtcgaataattatgaatcgtatcatattgcttacaatttaacgtattatttttcggtagattataatttatcgaagtgaaaccgtcaaattgtgatacgaaacgcacctcgcgtgctataccatagagttacaaaactattagagtgagcataatgttaatttgggattctcttaaaatgcataaatgtttttgtcataattttaattatcataatccttttttcataacgttttttagcataatagttttactttcccataataacatctaggaatactggtttgttaggtataacttatttttgggattaataaatagatatccataattcttttttagaataatagtgttttgtcataatttttacaaggcataacagtaggttagggtgcggcgggggtggcccttgggccaccccaatgccgccagcatgtttatcttacacacgaaaagtatactgaatgatacgtttcagatattttaattttgatacattttttcttaccatgtgatgtcagaattattgattacttactaaataattaataaatacgtacttgatttcacaatcttgaagagcatttattttatttgactgacacctgtgttttattcctaactctatggacacaaaacggtctactgtaaggccgaccaatcagggacagccgtcggacagttgacaatttgacaattgtaagattgtgatttaacagttttacttcgatagattataatctgacgaataataatacgttaaattgtaagcagtatattacgtttcacaatttttcgacagttcacaatctcgcgagatatgATTACATTAATTAAACTGCATAAAAATACAAACCCCACATTTCCCCCCTCCTCGTTTCTCCTTCCACCACAAATCCTTCAATCTTTGTATTTCTCCTGATTCCTTCAATTGTAGCAGCGCATCATCAATATATTTCTTATACGATGAATCTGAAAatgcaaataatattttctacGAAACATTTGTGTTTTGAGCAGACAATTTATGACAATTCTGTTATGCAGACGAATAAGCAAGTCATGTGTAATATATGAGTAACATGTAAATGTTTTTACTCGAGGACTTGGCAAACGGACGGAATGTCGTTAGATGCTACGCTTGAACGACGACGAATGAGGTGTCAAATTACGTTTTAGAATTTGAAATCTGAATGGTTTTTCTAacctacctaggtatatatTTACCGAAACgataacaaattaaatagagaacGCATAATGATGAGGCAtactgtaacgaagcatttcggaccaacgagccttgtagcgacatcttgtggtttctggcgatttaacattgtttttatattttacccgcaggaaatcacagatggcgctgcagggttatcgatgggcccgaatatttttgattattttattttcttcaaaatttggtatattaaaattatctgcaacatttatttttgatatattataattatattgtttaaattttgggatcaaacaagtcgatcgattgttgtcgttgattcggcgaatttatggtttggtagattttttctagtttggcaactttgttcgtggttcttgtggcagactgacagctggctgagctgagagacaggttatagaaagtggggacgtcgcgagagcgccggagactccactgccgtaacaataatgtgggcaaattaaaagccacgatttatcggcgacatcaagagccgatgtctcgatttaaataaacaacttaaccgagatggtgagtcctcgcaattcttcgtgcatatttttgcaccaactttgtgataacctcgaggtccttgttttcagcaacatcactgaaatcccatcgcctaaggtccagtgggtgggtttaggtttcatccgagcgatgcccaactatcccggatgaacctgtaagttattttctttgttttacactcgtgagttgccttgccacgctgtcagctgaaccacatgctaatcattgccattccttgttgcagatggggtttttaaagtttttaaagtttttaaagttttgagtttctaattgttttaacgtctttaaagttttaacgttttaattttcgaacgttttgcaagtttaatctaagaagaagtttatgattggatcagactatttcaacaaattttgtgaatgaagattgctactgttttcttctgcgtttgcaagttatttcaagcttcatttcggcggagcttgccttggttgtttgcacgtcgaagctttcctttgtgcggcgcgcatgtggatgtgccgcgcctctccttttgtcaacacaccggataaggcccggtgaaggtctgcgaggttgaccggtggacgtgcagcccgccagctgcgtaacagttggcccgctgcgccgccatcgtccagcacgccctggcttGAGCCGGCCTctactcatcacctgtacggtattccggaacgcctcaggtaggcctgataggcggaggtcctcgagtaagtgaggtgcctacaggtgtacggacagtgtttttaaatatagtgatatcccatggttgttacggagtgacaattaacctgacggaccaaagcgcgacctgtctccctccatagggtgttcacctacctatggttgtacttgttaattaaatgttataagaatatacattgtacaaattcaaagggagttttctttgtctcatgctcaccggtctataacatctagctgtgcccttcaggtaaacaccactttataaatttctgaaacatatcagtattttaacaccatttcctatttacctacctttACATATGGTAGCAAAAGATTTCCGTTTCAATACTCAGGAATCTTGAATTACCTTATACAATATTAAAACGTGCTAGAACTACTTCTCAAAAAATACTTCtcagtaggtac
Encoded proteins:
- the LOC126371568 gene encoding glutamate receptor ionotropic, kainate 2-like isoform X1; this translates as MSRNLNLLVLCIILTYYISYVRGERAIGAIFENGTIFMKAAFLVAIQEVNKDQEDAFEPNMAEPPAGDLSSAETAMCGLLESNIFGIFGPPNRITLEHIQSIADSLEIPHIITYPMEKQDRNWFGVNLYPYHIAYSQVFTEIIEAKGWDEFTIIYEGAELLPFFDNILNMQDLDSGDRIVLNVVQLPEGDDFRTQIKQIKISGSVNYIVDCSIESLPLFLEQAQQVGIMSDEHSYIIMNPDFHIIDVDPYKHGGSNITGVRFFDKDLESVQEFKKSIIETARQLNEEEELSDELPEGGLTFELALIRDAVILYASAINTMELKEGPQLACDKDDTWPVGSTLVNHIKNMEFDGMTGLVKFDEEGFRSDFEIDVIELMGHGFDKVAKWTAEDGLVGSRTLIPVTEQEGSESMKGKHFIVLTALSAPYGMLKESSTKLEGNNRYEGFGIELIDELAKMNEFNYTFEIQADGVYGSLDKKTNKWNGMMEKVMDGRVDFAITDLTITAARQKAVDFTSPFMNLGITILYKKPSKQPPDLFSFISPFSYEVWGWVAGAYCGVSVLIFILGRMAPEEWQNPYPCIEEPETLDNQFTLANSFWFTLGSVLTQGSEIAPIAVSTRMAGSMWWFFTLIMVSSYTANLAAFLTVESKFYAIKNVQDLASNPYSLTYGAKAEGATFSFFKESDNLLYHKMYEYMDSHPEYMTASNDEGLDRVKSNDENYAFLMESTSIEYMVERNCDVAQVGGLLDNKGYGIAMKKNSDYRQPMSESILQLQEEGKLTRMKDKWWKEKRGGGACADDDAGSGDAQPLVLANVGGVFIVLAAGSGMAVLCAFLEMIFDVWMISRKEKVSFREELIAELKFVLSFSGDVKPVRHREESSSGSGGSKKEEEEEDDRNEDPDPETPADAMDPIPPTPGSEKSHSHHTVHSRRQSNAMAGSRRLSNVTASRRPSNVAQMSRNRKYSGRHVI
- the LOC126371568 gene encoding glutamate receptor ionotropic, kainate 2-like isoform X4, with product MQDLDSGDRIVLNVVQLPEGDDFRTQIKQIKISGSVNYIVDCSIESLPLFLEQAQQVGIMSDEHSYIIMNPDFHIIDVDPYKHGGSNITGVRFFDKDLESVQEFKKSIIETARQLNEEEELSDELPEGGLTFELALIRDAVILYASAINTMELKEGPQLACDKDDTWPVGSTLVNHIKNMEFDGMTGLVKFDEEGFRSDFEIDVIELMGHGFDKVAKWTAEDGLVGSRTLIPVTEQEGSESMKGKHFIVLTALSAPYGMLKESSTKLEGNNRYEGFGIELIDELAKMNEFNYTFEIQADGVYGSLDKKTNKWNGMMEKVMDGRVDFAITDLTITAARQKAVDFTSPFMNLGITILYKKPSKQPPDLFSFISPFSYEVWGWVAGAYCGVSVLIFILGRMAPEEWQNPYPCIEEPETLDNQFTLANSFWFTLGSVLTQGSEIAPIAVSTRMAGSMWWFFTLIMVSSYTANLAAFLTVESKFYAIKNVQDLASNPYSLTYGAKAEGATFSFFKESDNLLYHKMYEYMDSHPEYMTASNDEGLDRVKSNDENYAFLMESTSIEYMVERNCDVAQVGGLLDNKGYGIAMKKNSDYRQPMSESILQLQEEGKLTRMKDKWWKEKRGGGACADDDAGSGDAQPLVLANVGGVFIVLAAGSGMAVLCAFLEMIFDVWMISRKEKVSFREELIAELKFVLSFSGDVKPVRHREESSSGSGGSKKEEEEEDDRNEDPDPETPADAMDPIPPTPGSEKSHSHHTVHSRRQSNAMAGSRRLSNVTASRRPSNVAQMSRNRKYSGRHVI